Proteins from a single region of Cytophagaceae bacterium:
- a CDS encoding sigma-70 family RNA polymerase sigma factor, translating to MSEKTELKILELVNSPIGRDREKGVELFIKTYEAKSKNWIIKNGLRDFADDIWIEAAHMMIRAIQSGAYQKLPGIELYTYFHKILKGVLIKYYNRELKDKNGVEIDSTNNSLIDTNTPESYLQLKELLTALEHCLLQLKPIDRELLKEKILKGKKLIDLVEKYNLKTYNNAKQKYFKLKKMLISCLNTKGI from the coding sequence ATGTCCGAAAAAACTGAACTGAAAATATTGGAATTGGTAAACTCTCCTATCGGCAGGGACAGAGAAAAAGGAGTGGAGTTGTTTATTAAAACCTATGAAGCAAAGTCTAAAAACTGGATAATAAAAAATGGGCTGAGAGACTTTGCCGATGACATCTGGATTGAGGCCGCCCACATGATGATCAGAGCCATACAATCAGGTGCTTATCAAAAATTACCCGGGATTGAACTTTATACTTACTTTCATAAAATATTAAAAGGGGTTTTAATAAAATACTATAATCGCGAACTCAAAGACAAAAATGGTGTTGAAATTGACTCCACAAATAATTCACTGATAGATACAAACACCCCGGAAAGCTATTTGCAGCTCAAGGAATTGTTGACAGCACTGGAACACTGCCTACTGCAACTCAAACCCATTGATAGAGAATTACTTAAAGAAAAAATATTGAAAGGTAAAAAGTTAATTGACCTGGTTGAAAAATATAATTTAAAAACCTACAACAACGCAAAACAGAAATATTTTAAACTAAAAAAAATGCTGATAAGCTGCTTAAACACAAAAGGAATATGA
- a CDS encoding CHAT domain-containing protein, translating into MSHFKLILFLLFSVNLYSQSYIEYWKKGNKIASIDAPKGLRNYEKALIEAHKSGDWIWENIIRADLCGSYFNINDFDKALSVCQDGLSLMKNKHIRNDSVTFRLISASAPCYHKLYRFDQAASSFETAAQILRLNPEVSKQTPLFVTYYYINYAYFLIELFDLEKARVMLSNAARIAKGLKNPIHYARANSLLSNIYAFSGEYEKGIMENQELLELFKKSKFVNPTEKAKVYYMLGYFYTRLSQDTKAIEHFNLAKDSGKNLNDIFKYYEMSEIDKCENYLNLGKVENVKKILKSFPDKTGNIEVDYYKAMAWGAYFYQIKDFNKSLESYKDAFNVLFPGDNLEKFNVENIKPHRLKLFEILNKIGGVYQQKYILEKAARDLYLAYNFKVKSIKLGKQIRQFQENMDSKVLFTHKYHDVYKDVVKLGFNLVYENPKNRDLVNEVFDYAEEAKSVVLTDPLLLKSTKRNQKSDSLMIKIQANQAYLSYLKSLNDKSLADEIIKYETKVQDLWAQFSKINKSLSDRILNQSEKVEIPENAIYVNYILMGEELYVFCKNSRHTWMKKLLINSKIFDKNLEELRTQLTSVPSPYEGFTAIKSSEYLFEILINRVIPKWESYEKLMLNPDNKFFDISFDILKNGKTGKYLIENVAISYTSSLQLNKQRSSEFNWSGKKWVALFPFAFKSEDLISGLKPLRFSTAEIKGIKSENFYNYQASKSLFTDKLQNNSSSPLIIATHASIGENNDPYLFFNSKRPSDTRLFASEIRNFDIKTPLVVLSACATHQGKTYHGLGARSFAAAISWAGCPSVAATLWEVDDESMSILTSLFYKNLLGGMPKDQALRNAKLSYLQTSVGKARDLPFYWAHFQIIGSTEPIVSPLEIYLPYLLAFFVGLNLLWIFRKRLFFKP; encoded by the coding sequence GTGAGCCACTTTAAACTAATTTTATTTTTACTTTTCAGTGTTAATCTATACTCGCAGAGTTACATTGAATATTGGAAAAAGGGTAACAAAATTGCATCCATAGACGCTCCAAAAGGTTTAAGAAACTATGAAAAAGCCTTGATTGAAGCACATAAATCTGGTGATTGGATCTGGGAGAATATCATTAGAGCCGATTTATGTGGCTCATATTTTAATATCAACGATTTTGATAAGGCACTATCTGTTTGCCAGGATGGGCTTAGCCTAATGAAAAACAAGCATATCAGGAATGATTCAGTTACTTTCAGGCTAATTAGTGCCTCAGCACCCTGTTATCATAAACTATATCGATTCGACCAAGCTGCCTCAAGCTTTGAGACTGCCGCACAAATCCTGCGTTTAAATCCTGAGGTTTCGAAACAAACCCCATTATTTGTTACCTACTATTATATCAATTATGCATATTTTTTGATTGAACTATTTGACCTTGAAAAAGCCAGGGTGATGTTGTCAAATGCAGCCAGGATTGCGAAAGGTCTTAAAAATCCTATACATTATGCCAGAGCTAACAGCCTTTTATCAAATATTTATGCTTTCTCCGGAGAGTATGAAAAAGGGATAATGGAAAATCAGGAATTGCTGGAACTTTTTAAAAAAAGCAAATTTGTAAACCCTACAGAAAAGGCCAAAGTTTATTATATGTTGGGATATTTTTATACCAGGTTATCCCAAGATACAAAAGCCATTGAGCATTTTAACCTGGCCAAGGATTCTGGCAAGAATCTGAATGACATTTTTAAATATTATGAGATGTCGGAAATTGATAAATGCGAAAATTATCTTAACCTTGGCAAAGTAGAAAATGTAAAAAAAATCCTCAAATCTTTTCCTGATAAAACCGGTAACATTGAGGTTGACTATTATAAAGCAATGGCTTGGGGGGCATATTTTTACCAAATCAAAGATTTTAATAAGTCATTGGAAAGTTATAAAGATGCCTTTAATGTATTGTTTCCCGGGGATAATCTGGAAAAATTCAATGTCGAAAATATTAAACCTCACAGACTTAAACTTTTTGAGATTCTTAATAAAATAGGAGGGGTTTATCAACAAAAATATATTCTTGAAAAAGCTGCAAGAGACCTTTATTTGGCTTACAATTTTAAAGTTAAGTCCATAAAGTTGGGCAAGCAAATAAGACAATTTCAGGAAAATATGGATTCTAAAGTTTTATTTACCCATAAATATCATGACGTATATAAAGATGTGGTTAAACTGGGTTTTAATTTAGTTTACGAAAATCCGAAAAATAGAGATCTGGTTAATGAAGTTTTTGACTATGCTGAAGAAGCAAAATCTGTGGTTTTAACTGACCCACTTTTATTGAAAAGCACAAAAAGAAATCAAAAATCCGACAGTTTAATGATAAAAATTCAAGCCAATCAAGCTTATTTAAGTTATTTGAAGTCGTTGAATGATAAGTCTTTAGCTGATGAAATAATAAAATATGAAACAAAAGTGCAGGATTTGTGGGCACAGTTTTCAAAAATCAATAAATCACTTTCAGATAGAATTTTGAATCAAAGCGAGAAAGTTGAGATTCCTGAAAATGCAATCTATGTAAATTATATTCTGATGGGGGAGGAGTTGTATGTTTTTTGCAAAAACAGTCGCCACACCTGGATGAAAAAGCTATTGATTAACAGCAAAATTTTTGATAAAAATCTTGAAGAGCTTAGGACCCAGCTCACGAGTGTTCCCTCGCCTTATGAGGGTTTTACAGCCATCAAATCTTCTGAATATTTATTTGAAATATTAATAAATAGGGTTATCCCTAAATGGGAAAGTTATGAGAAATTAATGCTCAATCCGGACAACAAATTCTTCGACATAAGTTTTGATATTTTAAAAAATGGCAAAACAGGTAAATATTTAATAGAAAATGTGGCTATTTCATATACCTCGAGTTTACAATTAAATAAGCAAAGGTCCTCAGAGTTCAACTGGTCCGGTAAAAAATGGGTTGCCTTATTTCCTTTTGCTTTTAAATCAGAAGATTTGATTTCAGGATTGAAGCCCTTGAGATTTAGTACTGCTGAAATAAAAGGAATCAAGTCTGAAAACTTTTACAATTATCAGGCATCAAAATCTTTATTTACTGATAAACTTCAGAATAACTCATCAAGTCCTTTAATAATTGCCACTCATGCTTCCATTGGTGAAAATAATGATCCCTATTTGTTTTTTAATTCAAAAAGACCTTCTGATACCCGACTATTTGCCAGTGAAATCAGAAATTTTGATATTAAGACCCCTCTTGTGGTATTGAGTGCCTGTGCAACTCATCAGGGTAAAACTTATCATGGACTTGGTGCAAGATCGTTTGCTGCTGCCATAAGCTGGGCCGGTTGTCCTTCGGTAGCTGCCACCTTATGGGAAGTTGACGATGAAAGTATGAGTATTCTTACTTCATTATTTTATAAAAATCTTCTTGGCGGCATGCCCAAAGATCAGGCTCTCAGAAATGCCAAACTTTCTTACTTGCAAACTTCAGTGGGAAAAGCCCGGGACTTGCCTTTCTATTGGGCACATTTCCAGATTATAGGCAGCACAGAGCCTATTGTTTCGCCATTGGAAATCTATCTTCCTTATTTGCTTGCCTTTTTTGTTGGCCTGAATCTATTATGGATTTTCAGGAAAAGACTATTTTTTAAGCCATAA
- a CDS encoding NAD(P)H-dependent oxidoreductase — translation MFNISIISSSIRTDRKSHRVVLFFQNFLEKNKLAKTEILDLKEYNFPIFTEVLKKQKNQAKNALEFSQKIKSSDGIIIVTPEYNGGIPASLKNAIDLLYEEWRHKPVGIATVSAGPFGGSQVLMALQFTLWKMKAWTKTEQFSVPNIEKSYSETGEPLDKEISEKLADVFIKELLWCIKADKSKSLKV, via the coding sequence ATGTTTAATATTTCTATTATTTCTTCCAGTATCAGAACTGACCGCAAGAGCCATCGGGTTGTATTATTTTTTCAAAATTTTCTAGAGAAAAATAAACTTGCAAAAACTGAAATCCTGGATTTGAAGGAATACAACTTCCCGATTTTTACTGAAGTTTTGAAAAAGCAAAAAAATCAGGCTAAAAATGCTCTTGAATTTTCACAAAAAATCAAATCCTCAGATGGAATCATCATCGTGACACCCGAATACAATGGCGGTATTCCGGCAAGTTTAAAAAATGCGATTGATCTTTTGTATGAAGAATGGCGACATAAGCCTGTAGGTATTGCGACGGTTTCTGCGGGTCCATTTGGAGGTTCTCAAGTACTGATGGCATTGCAATTTACTCTTTGGAAAATGAAAGCCTGGACCAAAACAGAGCAGTTTTCGGTGCCAAATATCGAAAAAAGTTATTCGGAAACCGGAGAACCTCTCGACAAAGAAATAAGTGAAAAACTAGCGGATGTTTTTATAAAAGAGCTATTATGGTGTATCAAAGCTGACAAATCAAAGTCGCTCAAAGTGTGA
- a CDS encoding cupin-like domain-containing protein gives MDLSLKIDVIDFLGKKDFNDKYFFPQKPVVIKGLTEYEIAGKKWSLKYFKDTMGDVEVGVFDNKNKKSAGSALTSPDLKMKLSDFISTLESNPKTDLRIFLFDFYKHNPLLRREFPCPKIFSGVMDKMGYLFFGGKDTTVRIHYDIDMSNVLLTHFGGRKKVVLVGPEYSDLLYCLPLNTYSLINLGNIDYQKYPALAHVKGYECVLEHGDSIFMPSGYWHYITYLDNSFSVSYRKIAPDFSKKVKGLVNVSIKMPLDKLIGKTFGKSWLIRKEQIANQRAEKAVLRMQKA, from the coding sequence ATGGATTTATCTTTAAAAATAGATGTGATAGATTTTTTGGGAAAGAAAGATTTCAATGATAAATATTTTTTTCCTCAAAAACCGGTAGTAATAAAAGGCCTGACGGAGTATGAGATTGCAGGAAAAAAGTGGTCACTGAAATATTTTAAAGACACCATGGGCGATGTAGAAGTGGGGGTTTTTGATAATAAAAACAAAAAAAGTGCAGGTTCGGCACTCACTTCACCTGATTTGAAAATGAAACTATCTGATTTTATTTCGACACTGGAATCTAATCCCAAAACCGATTTGAGGATATTTCTGTTTGATTTTTATAAACACAACCCACTGCTTCGCCGCGAATTTCCCTGTCCGAAAATATTTAGCGGAGTGATGGATAAAATGGGTTATCTATTTTTTGGAGGAAAAGATACCACCGTCAGGATACATTATGATATTGATATGTCAAACGTGCTTTTGACGCATTTTGGTGGCCGTAAAAAGGTAGTTTTGGTTGGTCCAGAATATTCTGATTTGCTTTATTGTTTGCCTCTGAACACATATTCGCTCATAAACCTGGGAAATATCGACTACCAAAAATATCCTGCACTGGCACATGTAAAAGGTTATGAATGTGTACTTGAACATGGGGATTCTATTTTTATGCCGAGCGGTTATTGGCATTATATCACTTACTTAGACAATAGTTTTTCGGTGAGTTATAGAAAAATAGCCCCGGATTTTAGCAAGAAAGTAAAAGGTCTGGTCAATGTTTCTATCAAAATGCCTTTGGATAAATTGATTGGAAAAACCTTTGGCAAAAGTTGGCTAATCAGGAAAGAACAGATTGCAAATCAGCGTGCAGAAAAAGCTGTGTTGAGAATGCAAAAAGCGTAG
- a CDS encoding lmo0937 family membrane protein: MSNLLYLIAIILVLFWAVGFYAYGAGGIIHVLLVIAIISILLRIISGRKIIK, encoded by the coding sequence ATGAGCAATTTACTTTACCTTATCGCAATTATTTTAGTCCTGTTTTGGGCTGTTGGATTCTACGCTTATGGAGCAGGTGGCATCATTCATGTTTTACTTGTCATCGCTATTATTTCTATTTTGCTAAGGATAATTTCAGGAAGAAAAATAATAAAATGA
- a CDS encoding RNA polymerase sigma factor: MTQKKTNSISTAFQQFGKKLFGFVRGKVRSTEDAEDIMQDVWYQLSSLTNIEELENVGAWLYQVARNKVTDKYRRKTAESLEDYTEVDDEGDMFFKEILLLDDTQNPELSYFKEEFWKELMIALDELPENQRQVFILNEFEDLTLQEIADQTGENLKTIISRKGYAVKHLRKKLYYLYEELNF; encoded by the coding sequence ATGACTCAGAAAAAAACCAATAGTATCTCCACTGCCTTTCAGCAGTTTGGCAAGAAGCTATTTGGTTTTGTGCGGGGAAAAGTGCGGTCCACAGAGGATGCCGAAGACATCATGCAGGATGTGTGGTATCAGCTGAGCAGCCTGACCAATATTGAGGAACTTGAAAATGTGGGAGCATGGCTTTATCAGGTGGCACGAAATAAAGTGACCGATAAATATCGCCGGAAAACCGCAGAATCACTGGAAGACTATACCGAAGTGGATGACGAGGGTGATATGTTTTTCAAAGAAATCCTTCTTTTGGATGACACCCAAAATCCTGAACTGAGTTATTTTAAAGAGGAATTCTGGAAAGAATTAATGATCGCACTCGACGAATTACCTGAAAATCAGAGACAGGTATTTATTTTGAATGAATTTGAAGACCTCACTTTGCAGGAGATTGCCGACCAAACCGGTGAAAACCTGAAAACTATAATCAGCCGAAAAGGCTATGCGGTAAAACACCTAAGAAAAAAACTTTACTATTTATACGAAGAATTAAATTTTTAA
- a CDS encoding Hsp20/alpha crystallin family protein: MFHHCNYAGFNHPAFRKQFYGNMPKFMEPRFGKVRPKYNVPLNVSESDKDFTVSLFATGFSREEIKVTLVDDVLHISGSKENIEPTPFVIQEFPIKNFERRLLLNGLIDTEQISAKVENGVLLITLPKTPAAQKEETQIEVQ, from the coding sequence ATGTTTCATCATTGCAATTACGCAGGATTCAATCATCCTGCTTTTAGAAAACAGTTTTACGGCAATATGCCAAAATTTATGGAACCCAGATTTGGGAAAGTGCGTCCAAAATATAATGTTCCGCTAAATGTAAGCGAAAGCGACAAAGATTTCACCGTGAGTCTTTTCGCCACAGGATTTAGCCGCGAAGAAATAAAAGTGACATTAGTGGACGATGTGCTGCATATCAGTGGCAGCAAAGAAAACATTGAGCCTACACCGTTTGTGATTCAGGAATTTCCGATTAAAAACTTTGAGAGAAGACTGCTGCTCAATGGATTGATTGACACCGAGCAGATTTCGGCCAAAGTAGAAAATGGTGTTTTGCTAATCACACTTCCGAAAACGCCGGCAGCCCAAAAAGAAGAAACTCAAATAGAGGTTCAGTAA
- a CDS encoding TIGR00730 family Rossman fold protein, with protein MLKSILVYCGANAGNKPIYTETAEKLGEYLGKNQIQLVYGGGKVGLMGVVSNAVLKNGGRVLGIIPTFLDRLEVGNPDIQEMITVETMHQRKALMEEKCDGVITLPGGFGSMDELFEILTWGQLGLHSKPVGILNINNFYDPLIAQLDNMMEEGFLKPENRKLLIVESDIETLIEKMQNYKAEYHPKWLDNAKI; from the coding sequence ATGCTAAAATCAATATTGGTGTACTGCGGAGCCAATGCCGGAAACAAACCTATCTATACCGAAACCGCAGAAAAACTAGGGGAATATCTGGGCAAAAATCAAATCCAGCTGGTATATGGCGGTGGGAAAGTGGGCCTTATGGGCGTGGTTTCCAATGCGGTTTTGAAAAATGGCGGCCGTGTGCTGGGCATCATTCCTACTTTTTTGGATAGACTTGAAGTCGGTAATCCGGATATACAGGAAATGATAACCGTCGAGACCATGCATCAACGCAAAGCCCTGATGGAAGAAAAATGCGATGGGGTAATCACCCTGCCCGGAGGTTTTGGCAGCATGGACGAGCTCTTTGAGATTCTCACATGGGGTCAGCTTGGCCTTCACTCTAAGCCGGTTGGCATTCTGAATATCAATAATTTTTATGATCCATTAATTGCTCAGCTCGATAATATGATGGAAGAAGGTTTTCTGAAACCCGAAAACCGAAAATTACTGATTGTCGAAAGTGATATCGAAACGCTCATTGAAAAAATGCAGAACTACAAAGCCGAGTATCATCCCAAATGGCTTGATAATGCGAAAATTTGA
- a CDS encoding S9 family peptidase, translating to MKKLITLILLVPLVAFSQSEKIKATDLTLIKTVTSISAAKNKVIYSLQTIEKSDEKPLEYDYVNNIFLLSEDKKSVSALTRGKEGAAQAELSPDGKKVAFVRKVKEKSQIFILPLEGGEPWQLTNMKYGASSPTFSPDGSKILFSISFKLEELANDSTLNPNKTLPGFSLEKPGFEKDIYILNDKVKPNPDGSLEEIRAYLNKNAEDKKTRVFNRLNFQGESGLNGDINFNHIYEIEVQENAKPRALVSGFSSYNSAQYSADGKSILAITALNNDEHPDREQENKIIQINLVDLSQKTVLEQKNKAFRGFSISPSGKKIVSVIADAGVLSYGQFCIFNSDGSGFKTIKFDRIPGNFVWSKDEKTLFFTAQSNGGTPVFKMDLASEKITRITDFESAIASLNLLETGEWIYVKHEVVNPNEIYLANADFSKISQVSDLNGWVKNKKLSFPEKRTFKNSAKQEIEFWIMKPVDMEAGKKYPLVLQLHGGPTAMWGPGEASMWHEFQYFTAQGYGVVYPNQRGSGGYGKNFMVSNYRDWGKGPQEDALKATDIAAAQSWVDTSRQVITGGSYAGYLTAWIIAHDHRFKAAFAQRGVYDLSTFMGEGNAWRLTPNYFGLPWEDESVTKIRENSPYTYVDKITTPFLIKHGDNDLRTGVIQSEMMYKSLKYLGRDVEYVRYQGATHELSRSGNVRQRIDRILRIHEFFQRYIGK from the coding sequence ATGAAAAAACTAATTACCCTAATCTTACTGGTTCCGCTGGTTGCATTTTCCCAATCGGAAAAAATTAAAGCAACAGACCTGACCTTGATAAAAACTGTAACTTCTATTTCGGCTGCGAAAAACAAGGTGATTTACAGTCTTCAAACCATCGAAAAATCAGACGAAAAACCTCTGGAATATGATTATGTAAACAATATTTTCCTTTTATCTGAGGACAAAAAATCGGTATCGGCACTTACCAGAGGCAAAGAAGGTGCAGCCCAGGCCGAACTTTCACCCGATGGCAAGAAGGTAGCTTTCGTGAGAAAAGTCAAAGAAAAATCGCAGATTTTCATACTTCCACTGGAAGGTGGAGAACCCTGGCAATTGACTAATATGAAATACGGTGCATCCTCTCCTACTTTTAGCCCTGATGGAAGCAAAATTTTATTTTCGATCAGTTTTAAGCTCGAAGAGCTTGCCAATGATTCAACCCTAAACCCCAACAAAACCTTACCCGGATTTTCATTGGAAAAACCCGGCTTCGAAAAAGATATTTATATTCTAAACGATAAAGTAAAGCCCAATCCCGACGGCTCGCTGGAAGAAATCAGAGCCTATCTTAACAAAAACGCCGAAGACAAAAAGACAAGAGTATTTAATCGACTCAATTTTCAAGGCGAATCGGGGTTAAACGGAGATATCAATTTCAATCATATTTATGAAATTGAGGTTCAGGAAAATGCAAAGCCCCGGGCACTGGTTTCGGGATTTTCCTCTTACAATTCAGCACAATATTCCGCAGATGGTAAAAGCATTCTGGCGATAACGGCACTAAATAATGACGAACACCCGGACAGAGAACAGGAAAACAAAATTATACAGATCAATCTTGTTGATTTATCCCAAAAAACAGTTTTAGAGCAAAAAAACAAGGCATTCAGAGGCTTTAGCATCTCGCCTTCCGGCAAAAAAATCGTTTCGGTCATCGCAGATGCGGGTGTATTGAGTTATGGCCAGTTCTGCATATTTAACAGCGATGGCTCAGGCTTCAAAACCATAAAATTTGACCGGATTCCGGGGAATTTTGTTTGGAGTAAAGACGAAAAAACTTTGTTTTTCACGGCTCAGTCCAATGGCGGCACCCCTGTTTTCAAAATGGATTTAGCTTCCGAAAAAATTACCCGAATAACAGATTTTGAATCAGCGATAGCTTCACTCAACCTACTGGAAACAGGCGAATGGATTTATGTAAAACATGAGGTAGTAAATCCCAACGAAATTTATTTGGCAAACGCTGACTTCTCAAAGATATCCCAAGTTTCTGACCTGAACGGCTGGGTGAAAAATAAAAAACTGAGTTTCCCCGAAAAAAGAACATTCAAAAATTCTGCAAAACAGGAAATTGAATTTTGGATAATGAAACCGGTCGATATGGAGGCGGGCAAAAAATATCCTTTGGTGTTACAGCTGCACGGTGGACCCACCGCAATGTGGGGACCGGGAGAGGCATCGATGTGGCATGAATTCCAATATTTTACGGCTCAGGGCTATGGTGTGGTTTATCCCAACCAAAGGGGTTCGGGCGGTTATGGAAAAAATTTCATGGTGTCCAACTACCGCGACTGGGGCAAAGGCCCACAGGAAGACGCCCTTAAAGCCACAGATATCGCAGCAGCTCAAAGTTGGGTGGATACTTCCAGACAAGTGATCACGGGTGGTTCATACGCAGGCTACCTCACGGCATGGATCATCGCTCATGACCATCGCTTCAAAGCGGCTTTTGCTCAAAGAGGCGTGTATGACCTCAGCACATTTATGGGCGAAGGCAACGCCTGGCGACTCACTCCCAATTATTTCGGTTTACCCTGGGAAGATGAATCGGTGACCAAAATCAGGGAAAACTCTCCTTATACTTATGTTGATAAAATCACGACGCCATTTTTGATTAAACACGGTGATAATGACCTGCGTACCGGGGTGATACAGTCAGAGATGATGTATAAAAGCCTTAAATATCTTGGCCGGGATGTTGAATATGTGCGTTATCAGGGTGCTACCCATGAGCTTTCACGCTCAGGAAATGTGCGGCAACGCATCGACCGCATTTTGAGAATCCATGAGTTTTTTCAGAGATATATTGGAAAATAA
- a CDS encoding DDE-type integrase/transposase/recombinase: MDDNRHDLDYVLKEVKTLLEGEFVDYGYYKTYRYLNQEKGLKIGAYRTYNLMKEHNLLKFQRNKTKRTSRNWVKELVPNVQSEFSFLEFDIKYVYVQGTHSNAQVLTILDVYSRWQLAQYIANSIKSEDVINLFEQVFQTYPMPKQFIVRNDNGSQFEATIVQEYLRKKGVNQEFTKPATPEQNAHIEAYHSIMESAVCQRLEFENLEDFKQIMTRWKKFYNFERIHGGLGYKSPKKFLESIGVKIDPKWVM, encoded by the coding sequence ATAGACGACAACCGACATGATTTAGACTATGTTTTAAAAGAAGTTAAGACACTTTTAGAAGGTGAGTTTGTTGATTATGGCTATTATAAAACTTATCGCTATTTAAACCAGGAAAAGGGTTTAAAGATTGGTGCATATAGAACCTATAATCTTATGAAGGAGCATAATTTATTGAAGTTTCAACGTAATAAGACCAAAAGAACAAGCAGAAATTGGGTAAAAGAACTCGTGCCAAATGTACAAAGTGAATTTAGTTTCCTGGAATTTGATATTAAGTATGTTTATGTACAAGGAACTCATTCAAATGCACAAGTATTGACTATTTTAGATGTTTATTCAAGGTGGCAACTGGCTCAATATATCGCAAATTCTATTAAATCCGAAGACGTAATAAATCTCTTTGAACAGGTTTTTCAGACCTATCCTATGCCAAAACAATTCATCGTCAGAAATGATAATGGATCGCAATTTGAAGCAACAATCGTTCAGGAATATTTAAGAAAAAAGGGTGTAAATCAGGAATTTACCAAGCCTGCTACCCCCGAGCAAAACGCACATATTGAGGCGTATCACTCTATAATGGAAAGTGCTGTATGTCAAAGACTTGAGTTTGAAAATTTAGAAGATTTCAAACAAATAATGACAAGGTGGAAGAAATTTTATAACTTCGAGAGAATTCATGGTGGATTAGGATACAAGTCACCTAAAAAATTCCTGGAATCAATAGGTGTCAAAATTGACCCAAAATGGGTAATGTAA
- a CDS encoding helix-turn-helix domain-containing protein, protein MSKHQKTWSSDEKEKIVLHSIQHGVSKTSREFGVSTVSIYSWKEKLEQLGKNGLQSGAMTDSERELKLLRRENEALKRIVAEKELAIQIKDSLLKKSQSIKK, encoded by the coding sequence ATGTCAAAACATCAAAAAACATGGTCATCAGATGAGAAGGAGAAAATAGTTCTTCATTCTATCCAGCATGGCGTTAGTAAAACATCAAGGGAGTTTGGGGTTTCAACAGTGAGTATTTACAGTTGGAAAGAGAAGCTTGAGCAACTGGGCAAAAATGGTTTGCAATCGGGAGCAATGACCGACTCTGAACGAGAACTTAAATTATTGCGTCGTGAAAACGAAGCTCTGAAAAGGATTGTGGCCGAGAAAGAATTAGCCATTCAGATTAAAGATTCCCTTTTAAAAAAAAGCCAGTCAATAAAGAAATGA
- a CDS encoding response regulator transcription factor: protein MIKAIAIDDEPYALEVVKMLSEKVPFVSLEATFTNCFDAIPYIQEHKIDLLFLDINMPDISGIEFVNTLPKCPMVIFTTAYSEYAVKGFELDAIDYLLKPFSLARFTKACNKAFDIKKNFSNQKEPDFIFLKTGYQEEKVRLDEIYYVEAEGNYMTYWIGKNKKLLVRQTISEVLEMLPTEQFSRIHRSYIVANLKIEKFSRNSVWILENEIPVGNTFEPVLKNIRNTF from the coding sequence ATGATAAAAGCAATCGCCATCGACGATGAACCATACGCTCTGGAAGTAGTGAAAATGCTTTCAGAAAAGGTGCCTTTTGTTAGTCTGGAAGCAACATTTACCAATTGCTTTGATGCGATTCCTTACATTCAGGAGCACAAAATCGATTTGTTATTTCTTGACATCAACATGCCGGACATTAGCGGAATAGAGTTTGTCAATACCCTGCCCAAATGCCCCATGGTGATTTTTACGACGGCGTATTCAGAATATGCGGTAAAAGGCTTTGAGCTTGACGCCATTGATTACCTTTTGAAACCGTTTTCATTGGCAAGATTCACCAAAGCCTGTAATAAGGCATTTGATATCAAAAAGAACTTTTCAAACCAGAAAGAACCGGATTTTATTTTTCTAAAAACGGGATATCAGGAGGAAAAAGTAAGGCTTGATGAGATTTATTATGTAGAGGCCGAGGGAAATTATATGACCTATTGGATAGGTAAAAATAAAAAGTTATTGGTCCGGCAAACCATTTCAGAAGTATTAGAAATGCTTCCCACTGAACAATTTTCCAGAATTCATCGGTCTTATATTGTGGCTAATTTAAAGATTGAAAAATTCTCGAGAAATTCGGTTTGGATTCTTGAAAATGAAATTCCGGTTGGAAATACATTTGAACCGGTTTTGAAAAATATTAGAAATACATTTTAA